The following are encoded in a window of Halosolutus halophilus genomic DNA:
- a CDS encoding LUD domain-containing protein, whose product MSETDRRAKADRIRRLLETEGDAVEANTLGFNQGRYDSVADLEDYEALKDEARAIKEDAIERLPELIDRVTETVEENGGTVYLADDAADANRYIREVAADREAERLVKSKSMTSEELEINEALERDGVDVVETDLGEWVLQVAAESPSHIVAPAIHKSREEIADLFNERFDPDEPLETAAELTQFARERLGELIADADVGMTGANFITADSGTIALVTSEGNARKSAVVPDTHVAVAGVEKIVPAVEDLAPFIELIGRSGTGQDITSYVSLLTPPVESPVVDFDDPDVAFADRDDDREFHLVLIDNGRMAMREDDQLRETLYCIRCSACANSCANFQSVGGHAFGGETYTGGIATGWEAGVHGQESAAEFNDLCTGCTRCVNACPVNIDIPWLNTVVRDRINRDGDESRFEFVYEELVPDDEPGGVDLQKRLFGNYETLAKLGSATAPVSNWLASLGPARTLLERVAGIDSRRPLPEFERETLRDWYDNRGSRTESADADREVVLYPDTYTNYVDVDRGKAAVRVLEALDVHVRIPDVGESGRAPLSQGMIATAEEQASRVYDALAEHVDADRDVVVIEPSDLAMFRREYEKLLPAGPFERLRDDSYEILEYVYGVLANECDAAGLRSGTDGPPIAYHSHCQQRTLELDRYTRAVFEDLGYDVVESDVECCGMAGSFGYKREYYELSMDVGDRLAEQFTEPETRDRLVVASGTSCEDQLGDLLDREAVHPIQVLDPRARFV is encoded by the coding sequence ATGAGTGAGACCGATCGCCGGGCGAAAGCCGATCGGATCCGACGGCTGCTCGAGACCGAGGGGGACGCCGTCGAGGCAAACACGCTCGGGTTCAACCAGGGACGGTACGACTCGGTCGCGGACCTCGAGGACTACGAGGCCCTGAAAGACGAGGCGCGGGCGATCAAGGAGGACGCGATCGAGCGCCTTCCGGAACTGATCGATCGGGTCACCGAGACCGTCGAGGAAAACGGCGGGACGGTCTACCTCGCCGACGACGCGGCCGACGCTAACCGCTATATCAGGGAGGTCGCCGCCGATCGGGAGGCCGAACGGCTCGTGAAGTCGAAGTCGATGACCAGCGAGGAACTCGAGATCAACGAGGCGCTCGAGCGAGACGGCGTCGACGTGGTCGAAACCGACCTCGGCGAGTGGGTGTTACAGGTTGCAGCGGAGTCGCCGTCGCACATCGTTGCACCGGCGATACACAAGTCCCGCGAGGAGATCGCCGACCTCTTCAACGAGCGGTTCGACCCCGACGAACCGCTCGAAACCGCCGCGGAACTCACGCAGTTCGCGCGCGAACGGCTGGGCGAGTTGATCGCCGACGCCGACGTGGGAATGACCGGTGCGAACTTCATCACCGCGGATTCGGGGACGATCGCGCTGGTGACGAGCGAGGGCAACGCCCGGAAGTCGGCGGTCGTCCCGGACACGCACGTCGCCGTCGCCGGCGTCGAGAAGATCGTTCCCGCGGTCGAGGACCTCGCACCGTTCATCGAACTCATCGGCCGATCGGGGACGGGCCAGGACATCACGTCCTACGTCTCGTTGCTGACGCCGCCCGTCGAGTCGCCCGTCGTCGACTTCGACGACCCCGACGTCGCGTTCGCGGACCGGGACGACGACAGGGAGTTCCACCTCGTGTTGATCGACAACGGCCGCATGGCGATGCGCGAGGACGATCAGCTACGGGAGACGCTGTACTGCATCCGCTGTTCGGCGTGTGCGAACTCGTGTGCGAACTTCCAGTCCGTCGGCGGCCACGCCTTCGGCGGCGAGACCTACACTGGCGGCATCGCGACGGGGTGGGAGGCGGGCGTCCACGGCCAGGAGTCGGCGGCCGAGTTCAACGACCTCTGTACCGGCTGTACACGGTGCGTGAACGCCTGTCCAGTGAACATCGACATCCCGTGGCTCAACACGGTCGTCCGGGATCGGATCAACCGCGACGGCGACGAGAGCCGGTTCGAGTTCGTCTACGAGGAACTGGTTCCCGACGACGAACCCGGCGGCGTCGACCTCCAGAAGCGACTGTTCGGGAACTACGAGACCCTGGCGAAACTCGGGAGTGCGACCGCACCCGTCTCGAACTGGCTGGCGAGTCTCGGCCCCGCCAGAACGCTCCTGGAACGCGTCGCCGGGATCGACAGTCGTCGTCCGCTCCCCGAATTCGAGCGCGAGACCCTTCGCGACTGGTACGACAACCGGGGGTCACGGACCGAGTCGGCGGACGCCGATCGCGAGGTCGTGCTCTATCCCGACACGTACACGAACTACGTCGACGTCGATCGCGGCAAGGCGGCCGTCCGGGTCCTCGAGGCGCTCGACGTCCACGTCCGGATTCCCGACGTCGGCGAGAGCGGGCGCGCGCCGCTTTCACAGGGCATGATAGCCACCGCCGAGGAGCAGGCGAGTCGCGTCTACGACGCGCTCGCCGAGCACGTAGACGCCGACCGGGACGTCGTCGTGATCGAACCGAGCGACCTCGCGATGTTCCGCCGCGAGTACGAGAAGTTGCTCCCCGCGGGCCCCTTCGAGCGACTCCGGGACGACAGTTACGAGATTCTCGAATACGTCTACGGCGTGCTCGCAAACGAGTGCGACGCTGCAGGACTGCGATCCGGCACCGACGGACCGCCGATCGCCTACCACTCCCACTGCCAGCAGCGAACCCTCGAACTCGATCGGTACACGAGGGCCGTCTTCGAGGACCTCGGCTACGACGTCGTCGAGAGCGACGTCGAGTGCTGCGGCATGGCCGGGAGCTTCGGCTACAAACGCGAGTATTACGAACTGAGTATGGACGTCGGCGATCGGCTCGCCGAGCAGTTCACCGAGCCCGAAACGCGGGATCGGCTGGTCGTCGCCAGCGGCACCTCCTGTGAAGACCAGCTCGGGGACCTCCTCGATCGCGAGGCGGTGCATCCGATCCAGGTGCTCGATCCGAGGGCTCGATTCGTCTGA
- a CDS encoding thiolase domain-containing protein translates to MSDVRVAGVGLTPFGNTPERTSRDLFGEASIEAFADSGVERDDVDALLYGNFMGELSEHQGHHGPLMAEAAGVRAPATRYESACASSGVAIRDAVKRIRNGEEDVILVGGAERMTNLGTAGATEALAIAADDLWEVRAGMTFPGAYALMAQAYFAEYGGEHEDLAHIAVKNHENALTNEKAQYQSAIEVEDVLEAPQVSSPLGLYDSCPISDGAAAVVLTSEDYAEENDLDAPVAITGTGQGGDRMALHDREFLARSPAAREAGEEAYAEAGIDAGDVDVAEVHDCFTIAEVLAIEALDLEGVGEGISAARDGRTTADGETPINLSGGLKAKGHPVGATGASQIAEISKLLAGMHPNSEYVEDADTGVAHNAGGTVASATVHVLEVVE, encoded by the coding sequence ATGAGCGACGTACGTGTGGCAGGTGTCGGCCTGACACCCTTCGGGAATACGCCCGAACGGACGAGTCGGGATCTCTTCGGGGAGGCGAGTATCGAGGCGTTCGCGGACAGCGGCGTCGAACGGGACGACGTCGACGCCCTCCTCTACGGGAACTTTATGGGTGAACTCTCGGAACATCAGGGCCATCACGGGCCGCTGATGGCCGAAGCGGCGGGCGTCCGGGCACCCGCGACCCGCTACGAGTCAGCGTGTGCCTCGAGCGGCGTTGCGATCCGTGACGCGGTCAAGCGGATCCGCAACGGCGAGGAAGACGTGATCCTCGTCGGCGGCGCGGAGCGGATGACCAACCTCGGGACCGCGGGAGCGACCGAAGCGCTCGCGATCGCGGCCGACGACCTCTGGGAGGTCCGGGCCGGAATGACCTTCCCCGGCGCGTACGCGCTGATGGCACAGGCCTACTTCGCGGAGTACGGCGGCGAGCACGAAGACCTGGCACACATCGCCGTCAAGAACCACGAGAACGCGCTGACAAACGAGAAAGCCCAGTACCAGAGCGCGATCGAGGTCGAGGACGTCCTCGAGGCTCCGCAGGTCTCGAGTCCGCTCGGTCTCTACGACTCCTGTCCGATCTCGGACGGCGCGGCGGCGGTCGTCCTCACGAGCGAGGACTACGCCGAAGAGAACGACCTCGACGCACCGGTCGCGATCACCGGCACCGGCCAGGGCGGCGATCGGATGGCCCTGCACGATCGCGAGTTCCTCGCTCGCTCGCCCGCGGCACGCGAGGCCGGCGAGGAGGCCTACGCCGAGGCCGGCATCGACGCAGGCGACGTCGACGTCGCGGAGGTCCACGACTGCTTTACGATCGCGGAGGTGCTCGCGATCGAGGCGCTCGACCTCGAAGGGGTCGGCGAGGGGATCTCGGCGGCCCGCGACGGCCGGACGACCGCCGACGGCGAGACGCCGATCAACCTCTCTGGCGGCCTGAAGGCGAAGGGCCACCCCGTCGGTGCGACCGGGGCCTCCCAGATCGCCGAGATCAGCAAACTCCTCGCGGGAATGCACCCGAACAGCGAGTACGTCGAGGACGCGGATACCGGCGTCGCCCACAACGCGGGTGGCACGGTCGCCAGTGCGACGGTTCACGTCCTGGAGGTGGTAGAATAA
- a CDS encoding LutC/YkgG family protein, whose amino-acid sequence MSVDTGSVPERFEAALADLDVTVTYTDPAGFDRTLERIAREPAVGTSLPFSSVSLPDWVNGEPTPRSLDSAVTGITAASIGIADYGSVVLPATPAGAEQVSLFPDLHVAVLREADIVANMPTAIARLGPELRDGGSAIIATGPSATADMGSLVRGAHGPKDVHVVVLEPSGERDE is encoded by the coding sequence ATGAGTGTCGACACAGGGTCCGTCCCGGAACGGTTCGAAGCCGCGCTCGCGGACCTCGACGTCACGGTCACGTACACCGACCCTGCCGGGTTCGATCGGACCCTAGAGCGAATCGCTCGCGAGCCAGCGGTCGGGACGTCGCTCCCGTTCTCGTCGGTCTCCCTTCCGGACTGGGTGAACGGCGAACCGACGCCGAGAAGCCTCGATTCGGCGGTGACGGGGATCACGGCCGCCTCGATCGGGATCGCCGACTACGGCAGCGTCGTCCTCCCGGCGACCCCGGCGGGCGCGGAGCAGGTAAGCCTCTTTCCCGACCTGCACGTCGCCGTACTCCGCGAGGCGGACATCGTCGCGAACATGCCCACGGCGATCGCCCGCCTGGGGCCGGAACTGCGCGACGGCGGCAGTGCAATCATCGCGACGGGACCGAGTGCGACCGCCGACATGGGTTCGCTGGTGAGGGGGGCACACGGGCCGAAGGACGTCCACGTCGTCGTCCTCGAACCGTCGGGTGAGCGCGATGAGTGA
- a CDS encoding Zn-ribbon domain-containing OB-fold protein, with translation MSDSETGVQDAGFDDWIDAVEDDDAYYLECPNEHGSLPPRRVCPDCGSTDLEAVSLPETGEIETFTVTHVPTPAFEDDAPYATAIANFGPVRITGQVVGVDLEAIEPGLTVEIEISVSETTGERVLAFSPA, from the coding sequence ATGAGCGACAGCGAGACCGGCGTGCAGGACGCGGGGTTCGACGACTGGATCGACGCCGTCGAAGACGACGACGCGTACTACCTCGAGTGTCCCAACGAGCACGGATCGCTGCCGCCGCGTCGGGTCTGTCCCGACTGCGGGTCGACGGACCTCGAAGCGGTTTCGCTCCCCGAGACGGGCGAGATCGAGACGTTCACCGTCACGCACGTCCCGACACCCGCCTTCGAGGACGACGCCCCTTACGCCACGGCGATCGCGAACTTCGGCCCCGTGCGGATCACCGGGCAGGTAGTCGGCGTCGATCTCGAGGCGATCGAACCCGGCCTCACCGTCGAGATCGAGATTTCGGTCTCGGAGACGACCGGCGAACGAGTGCTGGCGTTCTCGCCCGCGTAA
- a CDS encoding M42 family metallopeptidase: protein MSTASFDLDLLTELTETSGVPGYEDRIRELVLQEFDDSVDRVRTDAMGNVVGTLEGGSDYSVAVAAHMDEIGFMVRHVRGEEDEFGFVELDALGGWDARVLKAQRVTIHTEDGDLPGVIGSPPPHTLDEEEREKTPEVDDVAVDVGLPYEEVAERVSPGDLVTMDQSTERVGETITGKALDDRVCLFAMLEAARRIEDPDVTIHFCATVQEEVGLRGARALGVDVDPDLAIALDVTVANDVPGFEDGDHVTDLGEGTAIKLKDSSVITNPKVHRRLKAVAEDEGIDYQHEILPAGGTDTAGFQFSAGAKPVGAISVPTRYLHTVTEAAHVDDVAATIDLLAAFLESEDGEHEYTF, encoded by the coding sequence ATGTCAACGGCTTCGTTCGATCTCGACCTGCTCACCGAACTGACCGAGACGAGTGGTGTTCCCGGCTACGAGGACCGGATTCGAGAACTCGTTCTCCAGGAATTCGACGACAGCGTCGATCGGGTCCGGACCGACGCGATGGGGAACGTCGTGGGAACGCTCGAGGGCGGATCGGACTATTCGGTCGCCGTCGCGGCCCACATGGACGAGATCGGGTTCATGGTCCGCCACGTCCGCGGCGAGGAGGACGAATTCGGCTTCGTCGAACTCGACGCGCTCGGCGGCTGGGACGCCCGCGTCCTCAAGGCACAGCGGGTGACGATCCACACCGAGGACGGCGATCTGCCGGGCGTGATCGGCTCGCCGCCGCCACACACCCTGGACGAGGAAGAACGCGAGAAGACTCCCGAGGTCGACGACGTCGCCGTCGACGTCGGCCTCCCCTACGAAGAGGTCGCCGAGCGCGTCTCGCCCGGCGATCTCGTGACGATGGATCAATCCACCGAGCGCGTCGGCGAGACGATCACCGGCAAGGCGCTGGACGATCGGGTCTGCCTGTTCGCGATGCTCGAGGCCGCGCGCCGGATCGAGGATCCCGACGTGACGATCCACTTCTGTGCCACGGTCCAGGAGGAGGTCGGCCTGCGCGGCGCTCGCGCGCTGGGCGTCGACGTCGATCCGGACCTCGCGATCGCACTCGACGTGACAGTGGCCAACGACGTCCCCGGCTTCGAGGACGGCGATCACGTCACCGACCTCGGCGAGGGGACCGCGATCAAGCTCAAGGACTCGAGCGTCATCACGAACCCCAAGGTCCACCGCCGGCTGAAAGCCGTCGCCGAGGACGAGGGAATCGACTACCAGCACGAGATCCTGCCCGCCGGTGGCACCGACACCGCCGGCTTCCAGTTCTCGGCGGGCGCGAAACCCGTCGGAGCGATCTCCGTTCCGACGCGCTATCTCCACACCGTCACCGAGGCCGCCCACGTCGACGACGTCGCGGCGACGATCGACCTCCTCGCGGCGTTTCTCGAGAGCGAGGACGGCGAGCACG
- a CDS encoding FAD-binding oxidoreductase — protein MLRPCPFYCSVRSRATHRVDPSGRQPIGVVFPRSTADVAAVVEYCAEREIPVLPRGGGTSLAGQTVNEAVVLDFTAYMDGVVDVDPDARRATAQSGIYLGSLNETLAPHDLKFAPDPAWGDKSALGGAIGSSRTSRRSRNSGARPHPSRTG, from the coding sequence ATGCTACGACCGTGCCCATTTTACTGTTCTGTTCGTTCACGCGCGACACACCGAGTGGATCCGAGCGGTCGGCAGCCGATCGGCGTCGTCTTCCCGCGATCGACCGCCGACGTCGCCGCTGTCGTCGAGTACTGTGCGGAACGGGAAATTCCGGTCCTCCCGCGCGGCGGCGGGACGAGCCTCGCGGGTCAGACGGTCAACGAGGCCGTCGTCCTCGATTTCACCGCGTACATGGACGGCGTCGTCGACGTCGATCCCGACGCGCGGCGTGCGACCGCCCAGTCGGGGATCTACCTCGGCAGTCTCAACGAGACGCTCGCACCGCACGACCTGAAGTTCGCGCCCGACCCCGCCTGGGGTGACAAGAGCGCGCTCGGCGGCGCGATCGGCTCTTCGCGAACTTCGAGACGCTCGCGAAACTCGGGAGCGCGACCGCACCCGTCTCGAACTGGATGA